A single region of the Lysinibacillus sp. B2A1 genome encodes:
- a CDS encoding Parasporal protein, with amino-acid sequence MKRIAKNLLILVVILSMVMGPLNAYASQTVKKDYPLSKGVQYKQYTYSNTYTNSINHIAIDVGETTEVQLGMPAAVNGKESTTANANRLSREGNRVVGAINASFFNMSEGYPLFLLAKNNVILNGGAVSNGSDQYMNVPTAFGMAADGRGVIDYFDFDVTLSHKGTNYEMSGMNRDRNIYESIIYTPQFYSKTTDTNEYGFEIVVDTGEPVTENKFGQTLTGKVTQITPYGSKEKVSIPSTGFVVSLQGGDWHSKLGQIAIGDELSVNFSIDKLWQDAQFILASGPYLVKDNKPYIMMSTSSSRAKAVVPRTVVATSNNGKTVHFITVDGGQKHSKGMNLVQLANYLVSLGVDQAINLDGGGSTTMGIRNYGSNNVVLANLPSNSGNTQRLVSATLQAVSTAPTGKGKYIKYTNSTSYATLLEGASSSIAVQYILDENYNALPLDSHVSLTSENNTLNVNGLNYTSTTAGNDRIFINHDGSPVESFQVKVVDAPATMNVAPKSKTVSAGETVKFTMDAKDDEGKPLVYNASQVKWSVEGDIGTITSDGKFTAKNPDATGKIVATLGTKSEAATVTVAKPTLFKDIPNNYAYYKEIEYLTKNNIITGQADGTFRPNDKLTRAHAAVIISRALGLNTSNVKNPGLKDIPANHVYYKQIAAVVEAGIMSGKGDNTFDPNGTLTRAQMAKVVALAYKLNGTSSINFKDVPKNHWAYSYVQQLAANKITTGYNDNTYKPNESISRAHFGLFLYRAIQP; translated from the coding sequence ATGAAAAGAATAGCAAAAAATTTACTAATTTTAGTTGTGATATTGTCAATGGTGATGGGTCCGTTGAATGCTTATGCATCTCAAACGGTCAAAAAGGATTATCCGCTCTCGAAAGGTGTGCAGTATAAACAATATACATACAGCAATACCTATACAAATTCCATTAATCATATAGCGATTGATGTAGGTGAGACAACAGAAGTACAATTAGGTATGCCTGCAGCAGTCAATGGAAAAGAATCGACAACAGCAAATGCTAATCGTCTTTCACGTGAAGGCAATCGTGTAGTGGGTGCTATTAATGCAAGCTTTTTTAATATGTCTGAAGGCTACCCATTATTTTTATTAGCAAAAAATAATGTGATTTTAAACGGCGGGGCTGTGTCAAATGGCTCTGATCAATATATGAATGTACCTACTGCTTTTGGGATGGCAGCAGATGGTCGTGGTGTTATTGATTATTTTGACTTTGATGTCACACTATCTCATAAAGGTACAAACTATGAAATGTCAGGTATGAATCGTGATCGCAATATCTATGAATCAATTATTTATACGCCACAATTTTATAGTAAAACAACAGATACAAATGAATATGGTTTTGAAATTGTCGTAGATACAGGTGAACCAGTAACTGAAAATAAATTTGGTCAAACGTTAACTGGAAAAGTGACTCAAATTACACCTTATGGATCTAAGGAAAAAGTATCTATCCCTTCAACTGGGTTTGTCGTGTCTTTACAAGGTGGCGATTGGCACAGTAAGTTAGGTCAAATAGCAATTGGAGATGAGCTAAGTGTTAACTTCTCTATTGATAAGCTTTGGCAGGATGCACAGTTTATTTTGGCAAGTGGTCCGTATTTAGTAAAAGATAATAAGCCTTACATTATGATGAGCACATCTAGTAGTCGTGCAAAAGCAGTTGTACCTCGCACTGTAGTAGCAACAAGTAATAATGGAAAAACAGTACACTTTATTACAGTTGATGGAGGTCAAAAGCATAGTAAAGGTATGAATTTGGTTCAACTTGCTAACTATTTAGTGTCACTTGGTGTCGATCAAGCAATTAACTTAGATGGTGGCGGCTCAACAACAATGGGTATTCGCAACTACGGTAGCAATAATGTTGTATTAGCAAACTTACCTTCTAATTCAGGTAATACACAGCGTCTTGTGTCCGCAACTTTACAAGCTGTAAGTACGGCACCAACTGGCAAAGGAAAATATATAAAATATACGAATAGTACAAGCTATGCAACTCTTTTAGAGGGTGCTTCGTCTAGTATAGCAGTGCAATATATTTTAGATGAAAACTATAATGCACTACCATTAGACAGTCATGTATCGCTAACATCTGAGAATAATACTTTAAACGTTAACGGCTTGAACTATACTTCAACGACAGCTGGCAATGATCGTATTTTCATCAACCACGATGGCTCGCCTGTTGAATCATTCCAAGTGAAGGTAGTAGATGCTCCAGCAACAATGAACGTTGCACCGAAATCAAAAACAGTGAGCGCTGGCGAAACTGTCAAATTTACTATGGATGCAAAGGATGACGAGGGCAAACCTCTAGTTTACAATGCATCACAGGTAAAATGGTCTGTAGAAGGAGATATCGGTACCATTACTAGTGATGGTAAGTTTACAGCTAAAAATCCAGATGCTACTGGTAAGATAGTGGCGACGTTAGGAACAAAAAGTGAAGCGGCTACGGTAACTGTAGCAAAACCTACTTTGTTTAAAGACATTCCAAATAACTATGCGTATTATAAGGAAATTGAATATTTAACGAAGAATAATATTATTACAGGGCAAGCAGATGGCACATTTAGACCGAATGATAAACTGACAAGAGCACATGCGGCAGTCATTATTAGTCGAGCACTTGGCTTAAATACGTCAAATGTAAAAAATCCAGGATTGAAAGATATCCCTGCGAATCACGTATACTATAAACAGATTGCAGCAGTTGTAGAGGCAGGTATTATGAGTGGAAAAGGTGACAATACCTTTGATCCGAATGGTACTTTGACTCGTGCACAAATGGCAAAAGTAGTAGCATTAGCTTATAAATTAAATGGGACAAGCAGCATTAACTTTAAAGATGTACCGAAGAATCATTGGGCTTACTCATATGTTCAACAATTAGCGGCAAATAAAATTACAACAGGCTATAATGATAATACGTATAAGCCAAATGAATCTATTAGTCGCGCTCACTTCGGATTATTCTTATATAGAGCAATTCAGCCATAG
- a CDS encoding polysaccharide pyruvyl transferase has product MKIGIVGNYGNDNNGDESILYGILQQVKQTFSVTSDDITVFSNNTQQTSERYGVHSYPLYYRKSNLFKTFIHTYKNNKPYVANFDLLIIGGGGILMDFYKREAHLYGAYAMMAKQSNIPYIIYGCGAGPLDTFSGKISIRAMCRYAASISVRDPQSKKLLQSIGVKKPIEVIGDPAFTLKGDRHNYAEKPVKIGVSAVPYYNANYWPEGNIEKYDAYVTSMAKNLDHVISEHNIQITFFATKFPQDVTVTKDIQKKMQQREHTVIIEENLVPERLLEVTEEQDIIIGTRLHSLILATNSETPIIAISYHTKVQDFMSFVGASDRCLQMQDLKDDEKALSTLVGKLSSDWKQSIAETKQIATQIHKEAMHGQELMKKAVTRL; this is encoded by the coding sequence ATGAAAATAGGCATTGTGGGGAATTACGGCAATGATAATAATGGTGATGAATCAATATTATACGGCATTCTTCAACAAGTAAAACAAACATTTTCGGTAACTAGTGATGACATTACCGTTTTTAGTAATAACACACAACAAACATCCGAGCGTTATGGGGTACATAGCTATCCATTGTATTACAGAAAGAGTAACTTATTCAAAACGTTTATCCATACTTATAAAAATAATAAACCATATGTAGCAAATTTTGACCTCCTCATCATTGGTGGAGGTGGTATTTTAATGGATTTCTATAAACGTGAGGCTCACCTGTATGGAGCGTATGCAATGATGGCCAAACAAAGTAACATTCCCTACATTATTTACGGATGTGGTGCTGGACCACTCGATACATTTTCTGGAAAAATTAGCATTCGTGCTATGTGTCGTTATGCAGCAAGTATTTCTGTACGGGATCCTCAGTCTAAAAAGCTATTACAAAGCATTGGGGTAAAAAAGCCAATAGAAGTTATTGGTGATCCTGCCTTTACATTAAAGGGAGATCGCCATAATTACGCTGAAAAGCCAGTTAAAATAGGGGTATCTGCGGTTCCTTACTATAATGCAAATTATTGGCCAGAAGGAAATATTGAAAAATATGATGCATATGTGACAAGCATGGCAAAAAATTTAGATCATGTAATTTCTGAGCACAATATCCAAATTACTTTTTTTGCCACGAAGTTCCCACAGGACGTTACTGTAACCAAGGATATTCAGAAGAAAATGCAGCAACGTGAACATACAGTAATTATTGAGGAAAATTTGGTGCCAGAGCGATTACTTGAAGTAACAGAGGAGCAGGATATTATTATCGGTACGCGTTTGCATTCCCTTATTTTGGCAACGAATTCAGAAACGCCGATTATTGCAATATCCTACCATACAAAAGTACAAGATTTTATGTCCTTTGTGGGCGCATCAGATCGTTGCTTACAAATGCAGGATTTAAAGGATGATGAGAAGGCACTATCCACATTAGTTGGCAAATTAAGTAGCGATTGGAAGCAGTCAATTGCAGAGACGAAACAAATTGCTACACAAATTCATAAAGAGGCCATGCATGGTCAGGAATTAATGAAAAAGGCAGTGACACGTCTATGA
- a CDS encoding glycosyltransferase family 4 protein: protein MKKILVISNMYPTSDHLSFGIFVKNQVTALEKAGLDVEISVNTNPATGKKNTIMKYAKWGFSTLMKGFKYRKSIDVTHAHYVFPSGMLSLLLKKMFGIPFIVTAHGGDIERMAKKNARIRNWTASILRESEHVIAVGPVLAQQIEQDFGIEQDKISVVSMGVNREVFTKESQTAIRTELQLAAEPFRFLFVGNVIKQKGVEELLQAFQMLKTKVSRPVELTIVGSRRDQTFYQSLQPLISEDVKFVDPLKQQELVKWFQASDVFVLPSHLEGFGLVALEALATDTPVIASNVGGLVSLLGEGAGHLVEPENAMVLSEEMLRAVNTPKEQYMNREAVDKVLAIHDEKNITARCIAIYKSAIEGGDDL from the coding sequence ATGAAAAAAATACTCGTCATTAGTAATATGTATCCAACATCTGATCATTTATCATTCGGTATTTTTGTGAAAAACCAAGTCACAGCACTTGAAAAGGCAGGACTAGATGTAGAAATATCTGTGAATACTAACCCAGCAACAGGCAAGAAAAACACTATTATGAAATATGCAAAATGGGGTTTTTCAACATTGATGAAGGGCTTCAAATATAGAAAATCCATTGATGTCACACATGCACATTATGTGTTTCCCTCTGGTATGCTTTCTTTACTATTGAAGAAAATGTTTGGTATACCGTTTATTGTGACTGCACATGGTGGCGATATAGAACGTATGGCTAAAAAGAATGCAAGAATTCGCAATTGGACAGCCAGTATTTTGCGGGAAAGTGAGCACGTTATCGCAGTGGGACCTGTCCTGGCACAACAAATAGAACAAGATTTTGGCATTGAACAGGATAAAATTTCAGTTGTTAGCATGGGGGTCAATAGAGAAGTATTCACCAAAGAAAGCCAAACTGCTATACGTACAGAATTACAATTAGCTGCTGAGCCCTTCCGATTTTTATTTGTTGGAAATGTGATTAAGCAAAAAGGTGTGGAGGAGCTATTACAGGCTTTCCAAATGCTTAAAACAAAGGTATCACGTCCTGTAGAGTTAACGATTGTAGGCTCTAGAAGAGACCAGACATTTTACCAATCCCTGCAACCATTAATTAGTGAGGACGTCAAATTTGTAGATCCACTAAAACAACAAGAACTAGTGAAGTGGTTCCAAGCAAGTGATGTCTTTGTATTACCATCCCATTTAGAAGGGTTTGGATTAGTGGCATTAGAGGCATTAGCAACAGATACACCTGTTATTGCATCAAATGTAGGTGGTCTTGTCTCTTTGCTTGGGGAAGGCGCAGGGCATTTAGTGGAGCCCGAAAACGCTATGGTTTTATCTGAGGAGATGCTGCGTGCCGTGAACACGCCAAAAGAACAATATATGAATCGTGAAGCAGTCGATAAAGTATTAGCCATTCACGATGAAAAAAATATAACAGCTCGCTGTATAGCGATTTATAAGTCGGCCATTGAAGGTGGGGATGACTTATGA
- the mviN gene encoding murein biosynthesis integral membrane protein MurJ, translating into MNNFLKIIGAVTIINIASRVFGFLREVIIGYQYGSSHVADSIFTAYTIPNFLYLVVGGAFTTAVITIYNRETTDRALFVKQSFTIVLLTVSIMTIVMLAFTNPIMDMFNQAKDEDGKLSQSDLELAKNLYYWMMPSSILLVLSSWYSGLLNANHKFHLSSFAILIYNAVFLLIAVVLSNIEAIDAVGYGISALVSAIIMIYFLIVGYRKMGSYKVGFSFERNMASKQLWVIILPMMLGGATIQLYALLQRVFAGMLSEGAVAAVNYASRLMQFPQAILITAVTTVIFPILSKKEAENDHASIKSLYSKGLHYLLLLLYPVTIYSYFYAENLIQVVYQRGSFDELSTAITTPVMAIFCLSMYFLAANMYVTRFYYAKGDSIAPVIFSLINVFVVNIAVIMLFVDKYGAEAIAWGTLVSSVTNFIMLIVYAAYKYDLKMGIFSKELQFFRAVPPMIIITIVLYYSSKFLIFDNRYITFIISLVIFSAVVVGSYLLFGVKEVKEFSDKLKRKFLK; encoded by the coding sequence ATGAATAACTTCTTAAAAATAATCGGGGCAGTTACGATTATTAATATTGCATCTCGTGTTTTTGGATTCTTACGCGAAGTAATTATTGGTTATCAATATGGCAGTAGCCATGTTGCTGATAGTATTTTTACAGCTTATACAATTCCAAATTTTTTATATCTAGTTGTAGGTGGTGCATTTACTACTGCTGTTATCACTATTTATAATCGGGAAACAACGGACCGTGCCCTATTTGTTAAACAGTCCTTTACAATTGTATTGTTAACTGTCTCCATAATGACCATTGTAATGTTAGCATTTACTAATCCGATTATGGATATGTTTAATCAAGCTAAAGACGAAGATGGGAAATTAAGTCAAAGCGATTTAGAGTTAGCTAAAAATCTGTATTATTGGATGATGCCTTCATCAATCTTACTCGTATTATCCTCATGGTATAGTGGGTTGCTAAACGCAAATCACAAATTCCATTTGTCTAGTTTTGCCATTTTAATTTATAATGCAGTTTTTTTATTAATTGCTGTAGTTTTATCTAATATTGAAGCTATCGATGCAGTGGGATATGGGATTAGTGCATTAGTAAGTGCGATAATAATGATATACTTCTTAATTGTCGGTTATCGTAAAATGGGTTCATATAAGGTTGGTTTTTCATTTGAACGTAATATGGCATCAAAGCAATTGTGGGTAATAATTTTACCGATGATGCTCGGTGGCGCTACAATTCAACTTTATGCATTATTACAGCGTGTTTTTGCAGGGATGTTATCTGAAGGGGCAGTAGCTGCTGTAAACTATGCCTCAAGACTTATGCAATTTCCGCAAGCAATTTTAATTACAGCTGTAACGACTGTTATCTTTCCAATTTTGAGTAAAAAAGAGGCAGAGAATGACCATGCTTCTATTAAAAGCTTATACTCCAAAGGTTTACATTATCTATTGTTGTTGCTTTATCCTGTAACAATCTACTCATATTTTTATGCAGAGAATCTTATACAAGTTGTTTATCAAAGAGGTAGTTTTGATGAACTTTCAACTGCAATTACAACACCAGTAATGGCAATCTTCTGTTTATCGATGTATTTCTTAGCTGCAAACATGTATGTAACACGCTTTTATTATGCAAAGGGTGACTCAATAGCACCGGTTATCTTCAGCTTAATAAATGTATTCGTAGTTAACATTGCCGTTATTATGCTGTTTGTCGATAAATATGGGGCAGAGGCAATTGCATGGGGTACTTTAGTGAGTTCGGTAACAAACTTTATTATGCTTATTGTTTATGCAGCCTATAAGTATGACTTGAAAATGGGGATTTTTAGCAAAGAGCTTCAATTTTTCAGAGCAGTTCCACCAATGATTATTATCACGATTGTTTTGTATTATTCAAGTAAGTTTTTAATATTTGACAACAGATATATAACGTTCATTATAAGCCTTGTTATATTTAGTGCAGTGGTAGTTGGCTCTTACTTATTATTTGGAGTAAAGGAAGTCAAAGAATTTAGTGACAAGCTAAAAAGAAAATTTTTAAAATAA
- a CDS encoding TetR/AcrR family transcriptional regulator has protein sequence MARGRKINSNGERSKQLLLEKAMDLFSMKGYYETKISDIVKAANVTQPTFYLYFESKDSLYNNLNEKFLYEFNQIMNKSSEQVEKGFAGFIRALEQKITLIFIYIIENPTLTKIGFLESTQSHLVKSQLSEHFLHLINLHDCLHILQSYRVDSLIMVDSFVGSLDRLIVTHLFEQKKQPADLAKDVIHLYFLRDYSGNT, from the coding sequence ATGGCAAGAGGTAGAAAGATTAATTCGAATGGTGAACGGAGTAAACAGTTATTGCTTGAAAAAGCGATGGACCTATTTTCTATGAAAGGTTATTATGAGACAAAAATAAGTGATATTGTAAAGGCAGCGAATGTTACACAGCCTACTTTTTATTTATATTTTGAAAGTAAGGACTCTCTCTATAACAATCTGAATGAAAAATTTCTGTATGAATTTAATCAAATTATGAATAAATCATCAGAACAAGTTGAAAAGGGATTCGCAGGCTTTATAAGAGCATTAGAGCAAAAAATAACACTGATCTTCATCTACATAATCGAAAATCCAACATTAACGAAAATAGGCTTTTTAGAATCGACTCAGTCACATTTAGTTAAATCTCAACTTTCAGAGCATTTTCTTCATCTTATCAATCTGCATGATTGTCTTCACATATTACAATCTTATAGAGTTGACAGTTTAATAATGGTAGATAGTTTTGTGGGGTCCTTAGACCGTTTAATAGTAACTCATTTGTTTGAACAAAAAAAGCAGCCAGCCGATTTAGCAAAAGATGTGATTCATTTATATTTTTTGAGAGATTATTCTGGAAACACATAG
- a CDS encoding peptidase S41, which yields MKKIVWSFVFLLSFFIIPFTNTQAASNEQPLVKEIKEIIKENYVGTIKGELQNAQTIPEMIDMLDPYSTYFTKQEFEEFMNSINLATIGIGVIIEEHEDGIHILQVIDNSGASEAGVMAGDVITEINDQSVVGRSTQEASSLLIGDEGTKVDITLQNANGKTSTKSITRKKFTLPNVESELLFGDVGYIAMSSFSEDGAKLVKDALIQLKQRGATSFILDLQNNGGGYVETAEEITGLFSKAKIAYLLEEAHASYEIRAVRQNEKFPANTRILVNRYSASASEMLAATLQDQQAAILYGETTYGKGAMQGFFELHDGSYLKLTVGKFTGPLGQTINEVGVKPNITTKTAPIFQAHYDALKEQYVDYKELTSFENVSNTKTFTVKFSQVLTSKIVDGSVQLVALGGNEVPITTKVDGQSLLVTPSQPLNSGQEYMLLVHPSVQQQTGNKLQKGIYLHISVKN from the coding sequence ATGAAAAAAATAGTGTGGTCTTTCGTATTTTTGCTAAGCTTCTTCATCATTCCATTTACCAACACGCAAGCAGCCAGCAATGAACAACCGCTTGTAAAGGAAATCAAGGAGATTATTAAAGAAAATTATGTTGGTACGATTAAAGGTGAGTTGCAAAACGCACAAACAATTCCTGAAATGATTGATATGTTAGACCCTTATTCCACGTATTTTACGAAACAGGAATTTGAAGAATTTATGAATAGCATTAACCTAGCAACAATTGGTATTGGTGTTATCATTGAGGAACATGAGGATGGTATTCATATTTTACAGGTAATTGACAATAGCGGTGCTTCTGAAGCTGGTGTCATGGCTGGCGACGTCATTACCGAAATTAATGATCAATCTGTCGTAGGACGCTCAACGCAAGAAGCCTCATCCCTATTAATTGGCGATGAAGGTACTAAAGTCGATATCACATTGCAAAATGCAAATGGTAAGACTTCCACTAAATCCATTACACGAAAAAAATTTACCTTACCAAATGTAGAATCTGAATTATTATTCGGAGATGTAGGTTATATTGCCATGTCTTCTTTCTCAGAGGACGGGGCGAAACTTGTAAAAGATGCACTTATTCAATTAAAGCAACGTGGTGCGACTTCCTTTATCTTAGATTTACAAAACAATGGTGGGGGCTATGTAGAAACAGCTGAGGAAATTACAGGACTTTTCTCAAAAGCAAAAATTGCCTATTTACTTGAGGAAGCACATGCCTCTTATGAAATTCGAGCAGTTCGCCAAAATGAAAAATTCCCTGCTAATACCCGTATTCTAGTTAATCGCTATAGTGCCAGTGCCTCTGAGATGCTAGCCGCTACTTTACAAGATCAACAAGCTGCTATTTTATATGGGGAAACAACTTACGGAAAAGGAGCTATGCAGGGCTTTTTTGAACTACACGATGGAAGCTATTTAAAGCTGACTGTTGGGAAATTTACAGGTCCTTTAGGACAAACAATTAATGAAGTAGGTGTCAAACCGAACATCACAACGAAGACAGCACCTATTTTCCAGGCTCATTATGATGCACTAAAGGAACAATATGTAGATTATAAAGAGCTTACAAGCTTCGAAAATGTATCAAATACTAAAACATTTACAGTGAAATTTTCACAAGTACTCACATCTAAAATTGTTGATGGCAGTGTACAACTAGTTGCTTTAGGTGGTAATGAGGTACCAATCACTACAAAAGTTGATGGCCAATCATTACTTGTGACGCCATCCCAACCACTAAACAGCGGACAAGAATATATGCTTCTTGTACATCCATCTGTTCAACAACAAACAGGCAATAAGCTTCAAAAAGGTATTTATTTGCATATTTCAGTGAAAAATTAA
- the brnQ gene encoding branched-chain amino acid transport system II carrier protein: protein MKNIMLFIKENLAVGLLLFALFLGAGNIIFPPLLGQQAGEHILSAMIGFLITGVGLPLLAIVAVAKAGGDLQLLANRVSPTFGIIFTSIVYLAIGPFFAVPRTGSVSYEIGIVPFLPEAVTDHWAPLFITSVLFFALILYLAINPSKLVDRVGKILTPALLAVILLLAVKSFISPMGEAGNAVGKYTVTPFAEGFVQGYLTMDVLSALVFGIVILQALQGMGMYDRRKQVNTTVFAGVVAALGLSFVYISLGHIGNTSIDAIGALDNGGNIIAKSAEALFGRLGNVILSITILLACISTAVGLLTANAQYFNKLFPKISYKTFLIVFTIVSMAITNVGLSTIISASLPVLLIIYPLAMVLMVLSLFDNFFKNGQIVYILALIPTFFVSLYDGFKEMDIKISLYERILKVLPFYEQNLGWLVPALIGALIGLIIHKILKN, encoded by the coding sequence ATGAAAAACATCATGCTTTTCATCAAAGAAAATTTAGCAGTGGGTTTACTTCTATTTGCCTTGTTTTTAGGAGCTGGAAATATAATCTTTCCACCGTTATTGGGTCAACAGGCTGGTGAGCATATCCTATCAGCAATGATTGGATTTTTAATAACAGGTGTTGGTTTACCACTACTAGCAATAGTTGCTGTAGCAAAAGCTGGCGGTGACTTGCAATTGCTCGCTAACCGTGTAAGCCCTACATTTGGCATTATTTTTACGTCCATTGTTTATTTAGCGATTGGACCATTTTTTGCAGTTCCACGTACAGGATCCGTATCGTATGAAATAGGGATTGTCCCTTTTCTTCCAGAGGCAGTAACAGATCATTGGGCACCGCTATTCATTACCTCTGTCTTATTTTTTGCTTTAATACTGTATTTAGCCATCAATCCTTCAAAGCTTGTAGATCGCGTAGGTAAAATACTAACACCAGCACTCTTGGCTGTTATTTTATTATTAGCAGTTAAAAGCTTTATTTCACCAATGGGTGAAGCAGGCAATGCTGTTGGAAAATACACAGTAACCCCTTTTGCTGAAGGTTTTGTACAAGGCTATTTAACAATGGATGTACTAAGTGCGCTTGTTTTCGGTATCGTTATCTTACAAGCATTGCAGGGCATGGGTATGTATGATAGGAGAAAGCAGGTTAATACAACAGTATTTGCAGGCGTTGTAGCTGCTCTTGGTTTATCATTTGTTTACATCTCACTTGGCCATATTGGAAACACAAGTATTGATGCAATTGGCGCTTTAGATAATGGCGGAAATATTATTGCAAAATCAGCAGAGGCCCTATTTGGTAGACTAGGAAATGTTATTTTATCTATTACTATTTTACTAGCTTGTATCTCGACAGCTGTAGGTTTACTTACTGCTAATGCTCAATATTTTAACAAGCTATTTCCGAAAATTTCATATAAAACGTTTTTAATCGTTTTCACTATTGTGAGTATGGCAATTACAAACGTTGGTCTTTCCACAATTATCAGTGCATCTCTGCCCGTTTTATTAATTATCTATCCATTGGCAATGGTGTTAATGGTATTATCACTTTTTGATAACTTCTTTAAAAATGGGCAAATTGTTTACATTCTAGCATTAATTCCAACATTTTTTGTTAGTTTGTATGATGGTTTTAAGGAAATGGATATAAAAATATCACTATATGAGAGAATTTTAAAAGTTCTACCTTTTTATGAGCAAAATCTCGGATGGCTTGTACCCGCATTAATTGGTGCTCTTATCGGCTTGATTATTCATAAAATTCTAAAAAACTAG
- a CDS encoding peptidoglycan endopeptidase → MQKSKKWRILALSTIATSFFALQNAEAASYTVQKGDTLSKIAQNHQVTIQDIKKWNNLTKDTIYVAQKLEITKQPSNQEVKPSNPSTSTAKPVTPSKPISTSYTVVKGDTLSKIAKQYNVTLKELKDWNELTTDAIYIGQVLKVSPVASIPEGETIHNNMTSNTGAPSKVTTKDPALSGQVIYTKTIELANLLVGTPYLYGGNTPEGLDCSGLIFYAFNQSGLKIGRDSSEGYFYGNTSHVKTPVAGDLVFFENTYKEGISHMGIYLGNNKFIHAGTDGVEISDVTYSYWSSRLVAYKRFDLLK, encoded by the coding sequence ATGCAAAAATCAAAAAAGTGGAGAATCCTTGCTTTAAGCACTATCGCTACTTCATTTTTCGCATTACAAAATGCAGAAGCAGCATCATATACTGTACAAAAAGGGGATACCCTATCTAAAATCGCCCAAAACCATCAAGTAACTATACAAGATATCAAAAAATGGAATAATCTAACGAAGGATACGATTTATGTAGCCCAAAAGCTAGAGATTACAAAGCAACCTTCGAATCAAGAGGTGAAACCATCAAATCCATCGACATCGACAGCAAAGCCAGTAACACCATCAAAGCCTATTAGTACTTCCTACACAGTTGTTAAAGGTGACACATTATCAAAGATTGCTAAGCAATATAATGTGACCTTAAAAGAGCTTAAGGATTGGAATGAATTAACAACAGATGCTATTTACATTGGACAAGTGTTAAAGGTGTCTCCTGTTGCATCCATCCCTGAGGGTGAAACAATACATAATAATATGACTTCAAATACGGGAGCGCCTTCAAAGGTAACAACAAAGGATCCAGCATTGAGTGGACAAGTCATCTATACGAAAACAATTGAGTTGGCCAATCTGTTGGTGGGAACACCATATCTTTATGGCGGTAACACTCCTGAGGGGCTGGACTGTAGTGGTTTAATTTTCTATGCCTTTAATCAAAGTGGATTAAAAATTGGAAGAGATAGTAGTGAGGGGTATTTTTATGGGAATACATCACATGTTAAAACCCCAGTAGCTGGAGATTTAGTATTTTTTGAGAACACGTATAAAGAAGGAATATCTCATATGGGTATTTATCTTGGAAATAATAAATTTATTCATGCAGGAACAGATGGTGTTGAAATTTCTGATGTAACATACTCTTACTGGTCTAGCAGATTAGTCGCATATAAACGATTTGATTTATTAAAGTAA